Proteins encoded in a region of the Zea mays cultivar B73 chromosome 2, Zm-B73-REFERENCE-NAM-5.0, whole genome shotgun sequence genome:
- the LOC100276320 gene encoding uncharacterized protein LOC100276320, whose amino-acid sequence MQRGTQTQVLPKQGAQAIGVSHVFNGAIPSASASSAPAATATATTGDGDGGHHSVLLAGRRHGRMNRSAAYLMADGDARRRCVCSVLIEGWWPALDSSVS is encoded by the exons ATGCAGAGGGGAACGCAGACCCAGGTCTTGCCGAAGCAGGGAGCCCAGGCGATCGGCGTTTCGCATGTGTTCAACGGCGCTATTCCTTCCGCTTCTGCTTCTTCTGCTCCAGCTGCGACTGCGACTGCAACCACC GGCGATGGAGACGGCGGCCACCACAGCGTTCTGCTTGCTGGACGACGCCATGGTCGTATGAACAGGAGTGCTGCGTATCTGATGGCTGATGGTGATGCTCGAAGAAGGTGTGTGTGTTCTGTACTTATTGAAGGGTGGTGGCCTGCATTAGACAGTTCTGTATCCTAG
- the LOC118476434 gene encoding uncharacterized protein: MASSSKQNAVVAAVSIALLLTSHLAVAAGAEEAEAEGIAPLNTCETPIAWAPCFGKTWVCVPLCIGLRYTGGFCQQQQVIEGDAGAEPAIIGGAICVCTKQCLLVDVEAEQGAPAPSQPPVAEPPRGMRGVGMLN; this comes from the exons ATGGCGTCGTCCAGCAAGCAGAACGCTGTGGTGGCCGCCGTCTCCATCGCCCTGCTCCTCACTTCGCATC TCGCAGTCGCAGCTGGAGCAGAAGAAGCAGAAGCGGAAGGAATAGCGCCGTTGAACACATGCGAAACGCCGATCGCCTGGGCTCCCTGCTTCGGCAAGACCTGGGTCTGCGTTCCCCTCTGCATTGGACTGCGCTACACCGGCGGTTTCTGCCAGCAGCAGCAGGTGATCGAGGGAGACGCCGGCGCCGAGCCTGCTATAATCGGAGGCGCCATCTGCGTGTGCACCAAGCAGTGCCTGCTTGTGGATGTGGAGGCGGAGCAAGGTGCACCGGCACCGTCGCAGCCGCCCGTCGCCGAGCCTCCGCGGGGGATGCGTGGGGTTGGGATGCTCAACTGA